Proteins encoded by one window of Desulfopila inferna:
- a CDS encoding endonuclease NucS domain-containing protein has translation MALYEKSVKLLFRDMIKDLAIQKGDVIERNKINSWFKEKYPLIKPATISAHLFKLSINAPSRIHYSVDPNGKDDLLFQIDSKKFRLYDHSSDPDPIYSKPEEDEEITPKHKEPEEENGNEFAYEKDLQNFLAKNLSLIEPGLSLYIEEEISGIEFPVGNRFIDILAIDIDKNYVVIELKVSRGYDRVVGQILRYMAWIRKNHAEESQKVRGIIIAREISDDLLLACSETNSIGLFEYNLLVSLNKIDKNV, from the coding sequence ATGGCCTTGTATGAAAAATCAGTAAAGCTTCTTTTTAGAGACATGATAAAAGACCTCGCCATTCAAAAAGGCGACGTTATAGAAAGAAACAAAATAAATTCATGGTTCAAGGAGAAATATCCGCTTATAAAGCCTGCCACTATCTCGGCTCACTTGTTCAAGCTATCAATCAATGCCCCAAGCCGAATACATTACAGTGTCGATCCGAATGGAAAAGATGATCTGCTTTTCCAGATTGATAGCAAAAAATTCCGGCTCTATGACCATTCCTCAGACCCAGACCCTATTTATTCCAAACCAGAAGAAGATGAGGAAATAACGCCGAAACATAAAGAACCAGAAGAAGAAAACGGAAATGAATTTGCCTACGAAAAAGACCTTCAAAATTTCTTGGCCAAGAATCTATCACTGATTGAACCTGGTCTATCGTTATATATAGAAGAGGAAATCAGTGGAATAGAGTTTCCAGTCGGTAACAGATTCATTGATATATTGGCAATCGATATAGACAAAAATTATGTGGTCATAGAACTCAAAGTATCGCGTGGATACGATAGGGTTGTAGGACAAATACTTCGCTATATGGCATGGATAAGAAAGAACCATGCAGAAGAAAGCCAAAAAGTAAGGGGTATAATAATTGCCCGTGAAATATCGGATGATCTCCTACTGGCATGTTCCGAAACAAACAGCATCGGATTGTTTGAATACAATTTATTAGTATCATTGAACAAAATAGACAAAAATGTATAA